The Methylomusa anaerophila genome has a segment encoding these proteins:
- a CDS encoding class I SAM-dependent methyltransferase, whose product MIIDRSLNYGRNHVREFLQLSVPFKTVVDFGAGLGSDLDIARELNASAELYAVELYKPYIDHLLSRHIRVIENNIERDEIYLPTESTNVVIANQILEHTKELFWIFHEMSRILTVNGYLIIGVPNLASLHNRLLLFAGKHPTSIKANSAHIRGFTKEDLLYFIEECFPGGYKLEAFRGSNFYPFPSFIARQLASIIPNMAWGIFFLFKKQKHYKNEFVEYPIKHQLETNFYLG is encoded by the coding sequence ATGATTATTGATCGTTCTCTAAATTATGGTAGGAATCACGTTCGAGAATTTTTACAATTGTCAGTTCCATTTAAAACTGTTGTAGATTTCGGTGCTGGTCTTGGAAGCGATTTAGATATCGCGCGAGAACTGAATGCTTCTGCAGAATTATATGCAGTTGAATTGTATAAACCATATATTGATCATTTATTGAGTAGACATATTCGAGTAATAGAAAACAACATAGAACGGGACGAAATATATTTACCCACCGAATCAACGAATGTCGTTATTGCCAATCAGATTCTGGAGCATACTAAGGAACTTTTTTGGATCTTTCACGAAATGTCGCGTATTCTTACTGTTAATGGGTACCTGATCATTGGAGTTCCTAATTTGGCGTCTTTGCACAATAGGTTGTTATTATTTGCTGGAAAACACCCAACTTCTATTAAAGCAAATTCAGCACACATACGAGGATTTACAAAAGAAGACTTATTATACTTTATCGAAGAATGTTTTCCTGGCGGTTACAAACTAGAAGCATTTAGGGGCAGTAATTTTTATCCTTTTCCTTCATTTATTGCTAGACAACTGGCAAGTATAATACCTAATATGGCATGGGGAATTTTCTTTTTATTTAAGAAGCAAAAACATTATAAGAACGAATTTGTAGAGTATCCTATAAAACACCAATTAGAAACTAATTTTTATTTAGGTTGA
- a CDS encoding LmrA/YxaF family transcription factor, protein MAKEVANYYSRIKISEISKAAEGRTWEDFIEKLMGDIIKRAKQKKSFGCPLAVLGMEIAFLEPDIADKYYESIKKVVGIFADVFKRSGIAEEKAVLIADHVLAIYEGYLLFYRISKNIDELEKLRRDLKAITASLPL, encoded by the coding sequence TTGGCTAAGGAAGTCGCTAATTACTACAGCAGAATTAAAATATCCGAAATTTCAAAAGCTGCAGAAGGCAGAACATGGGAAGATTTTATTGAGAAACTGATGGGAGATATCATAAAAAGAGCGAAACAGAAAAAAAGTTTTGGCTGTCCGTTAGCTGTTTTAGGCATGGAAATTGCCTTTTTGGAGCCGGATATCGCGGATAAATATTATGAATCAATAAAAAAAGTTGTGGGCATATTTGCTGATGTTTTCAAAAGATCCGGGATAGCTGAGGAAAAAGCAGTTCTAATTGCTGATCATGTCCTGGCCATATATGAAGGATATCTGTTATTTTACAGAATAAGCAAAAATATTGATGAATTGGAGAAGCTCCGAAGAGACCTGAAAGCAATTACGGCAAGTCTCCCGCTATAA
- a CDS encoding DUF3786 domain-containing protein produces MGSGYEQIYEGLIPKLSKCDFFEIAERLGLSLQPDGTLSVQFLGREYGISSHGINPTDGKSVNVNNRSVLAYYTLSQGMGEPEFSYVPISYHTGPGITFSSNIKWMTDPLGKAFSENYEAFRETMGKLGGVFNGKMKSGGYSWLLNVLPKIPLQIIYQDGDDEFPCEVQILFDKNASLFLEFECLAFLEGCLVRAMLMTARTGDTTGWV; encoded by the coding sequence ATGGGTAGCGGCTATGAACAAATTTATGAAGGCCTCATTCCTAAATTGAGCAAATGCGATTTTTTTGAAATCGCCGAACGCCTTGGCCTATCACTTCAGCCGGACGGTACCTTATCTGTCCAGTTTCTTGGCCGGGAATATGGGATTAGTTCCCACGGTATTAATCCGACGGATGGTAAGTCGGTTAATGTCAACAATCGCAGTGTGCTGGCTTACTACACATTGTCTCAAGGCATGGGTGAACCTGAATTTTCGTATGTGCCGATTTCTTATCATACCGGTCCGGGGATAACATTCAGCAGCAATATAAAATGGATGACCGACCCGCTCGGTAAAGCATTTAGTGAAAATTATGAAGCATTTAGAGAAACTATGGGCAAATTAGGCGGGGTTTTTAACGGCAAGATGAAATCGGGTGGCTATTCATGGCTGTTGAACGTATTGCCGAAAATCCCCCTGCAAATCATTTATCAGGATGGCGATGATGAATTTCCCTGCGAAGTTCAGATTTTGTTTGATAAAAATGCTTCACTATTTTTGGAATTTGAATGTCTGGCTTTTTTAGAGGGCTGCCTCGTAAGAGCGATGCTTATGACTGCCCGAACGGGAGACACAACCGGATGGGTGTAA
- a CDS encoding MarR family winged helix-turn-helix transcriptional regulator, whose product MKPYHLGHRINILGRVLSKRLHEGISATGITSSQWPVIARLLYCNGLTQTEICEQLSIEAPAISKTICNLEAAGWVIRSTDDKDKREKKVTLTDKARSHLPIWLQTVIDLETQELKGISNEDLVIFNRVLEQILQNSKDH is encoded by the coding sequence ATGAAACCTTATCACTTGGGGCATCGCATTAATATTTTAGGACGGGTACTTTCGAAGAGACTACACGAAGGAATCTCCGCAACAGGAATTACGAGTAGTCAATGGCCTGTTATTGCCCGCCTCTTATATTGTAATGGATTAACACAAACAGAAATTTGTGAGCAATTATCTATAGAAGCTCCTGCTATTTCTAAAACAATTTGCAACCTGGAAGCAGCGGGGTGGGTTATACGGAGCACAGATGATAAGGATAAACGTGAAAAAAAGGTGACTCTTACTGATAAGGCTAGATCGCATCTTCCTATCTGGCTCCAAACTGTTATCGATTTGGAAACTCAAGAACTTAAAGGTATCTCAAATGAAGATCTCGTGATCTTTAATCGTGTCCTTGAACAAATATTACAAAATTCCAAAGATCATTAA
- a CDS encoding MFS transporter yields MVQLDNPELRKWMILSVSCVAVFMTTLDASIVNIALPSITQFYNAPLSSVEWVVMVYLLLISSMLLTYGRAGDMYGHRPIFVIGFGIFTVASIFNSIAPTIGYLIAARALQAIGGGMVLAVVQAIIAATFGPQERGKAIGISLTFVSLGLATGPSLGGLLVSYFGWQSIFVINIPVGFIGCILAYQILPGSKTSGQKFDVAGAAALFVALTTFLLAMSHGQAWGWTSNIILGLLAVTVIFFTVFILTELKSAAPMIQISMFNDRFFAASNMAALINYLAQYTLTFLLPFYLISQMNLPISTAGCIISAFPVAMMISSPKAGAMSDKLGFRVLTVAGMAFVGTGMLIVGLVALNPRIPFIVLGMVFVGLGSGIFQSPNNNSIMSAVPKSHMGVASGMIATMRNVGQVMGVAVSGAVFANQMVTYQNLSHPAMYAMRDTFFVAACIAYFGAIISLVRGKKSHLKDDIM; encoded by the coding sequence ATGGTTCAATTAGATAATCCCGAATTACGTAAGTGGATGATTTTGTCAGTCAGCTGTGTAGCCGTATTTATGACGACCCTTGATGCCAGTATTGTTAACATTGCGCTCCCTTCCATTACACAATTTTACAATGCGCCTTTATCCAGTGTTGAATGGGTTGTAATGGTTTATCTGCTCCTGATAAGCAGCATGTTGCTCACATATGGGCGAGCGGGTGATATGTACGGGCATCGACCGATATTTGTGATTGGATTTGGCATTTTTACAGTGGCTTCAATTTTTAACAGTATAGCACCGACGATTGGTTATCTTATTGCCGCAAGAGCACTGCAGGCTATCGGTGGCGGCATGGTGTTGGCGGTGGTTCAAGCGATTATTGCCGCTACTTTTGGCCCGCAAGAACGCGGCAAGGCCATAGGTATTTCCTTGACTTTTGTGTCATTGGGTCTTGCTACCGGTCCTTCGTTGGGAGGACTTTTGGTAAGCTACTTTGGTTGGCAATCTATCTTTGTCATTAATATACCTGTCGGATTTATCGGCTGTATCTTGGCTTATCAGATACTGCCTGGTTCTAAGACCAGTGGGCAAAAGTTTGATGTCGCCGGGGCGGCGGCACTTTTTGTTGCCCTTACGACGTTTTTGCTCGCCATGAGCCACGGCCAGGCATGGGGCTGGACTTCGAATATTATCCTCGGATTACTGGCGGTGACGGTAATATTTTTTACCGTGTTTATTCTAACTGAACTGAAAAGCGCTGCACCGATGATTCAGATATCGATGTTCAACGACCGTTTTTTTGCCGCCTCAAATATGGCAGCGTTAATCAACTATCTAGCTCAGTATACCCTGACTTTCCTCTTGCCCTTTTACTTAATTTCGCAGATGAATTTGCCTATTAGTACTGCTGGTTGTATTATCAGTGCTTTTCCGGTAGCGATGATGATTTCTTCACCAAAAGCAGGCGCAATGTCGGATAAATTGGGCTTCAGGGTATTGACGGTAGCTGGCATGGCCTTTGTCGGCACAGGGATGCTAATTGTCGGTTTGGTTGCTCTCAATCCGCGGATTCCTTTTATCGTTCTAGGTATGGTCTTTGTCGGTCTGGGGTCAGGAATATTTCAGTCACCAAACAATAACTCAATAATGAGCGCTGTTCCCAAAAGCCATATGGGGGTTGCATCAGGAATGATTGCCACCATGCGTAATGTCGGTCAGGTTATGGGCGTGGCGGTCAGCGGGGCGGTGTTCGCCAATCAGATGGTAACCTATCAAAATCTTTCTCATCCGGCGATGTATGCCATGAGAGATACATTTTTTGTAGCAGCATGCATAGCCTATTTCGGGGCTATAATCTCCCTGGTACGGGGTAAAAAATCGCACCTTAAAGATGATATTATGTAA
- a CDS encoding site-specific integrase codes for MEYVEPIRNKKQIDAIKKYLAGKNLRDYLLFVLGINSGLRISDLLSLKINDVREKDRIVLREKKTGKTKDFPLSDTCKKAIQQYLANIDHQSNWLFKSKKGDRPISRIQAYRIINRAARSINIKDAIGTHTLRKTFGYWAYKNGVDVTKIQKLLNHSAPSVTLAYLGITKEELDNVYINLNL; via the coding sequence GTGGAGTATGTGGAGCCGATCCGAAACAAAAAACAGATCGATGCTATCAAAAAGTACTTAGCGGGCAAAAATTTACGCGATTACCTTCTTTTTGTTTTAGGCATCAACAGCGGTTTACGAATTTCCGATTTATTATCCTTGAAAATCAATGACGTGAGAGAAAAAGACAGAATTGTACTCCGGGAAAAGAAGACTGGAAAAACCAAGGATTTTCCCCTTTCGGACACCTGCAAAAAGGCGATTCAGCAGTATCTCGCCAATATTGACCATCAAAGCAATTGGTTGTTTAAAAGCAAAAAAGGCGATCGCCCCATCAGCCGCATACAAGCCTATCGAATTATCAATCGTGCGGCGCGTTCCATAAATATTAAGGATGCCATCGGAACTCATACATTACGCAAAACCTTCGGCTATTGGGCATATAAAAACGGAGTGGACGTGACTAAAATTCAGAAATTACTTAATCACTCAGCTCCCAGTGTAACGTTGGCTTACTTAGGGATAACAAAAGAAGAATTAGATAATGTCTATATTAATTTAAATTTATGA
- a CDS encoding IS110 family RNA-guided transposase, translating into MKKADLLSTLFVGIDVSSRENVVCAIDYEAQKLLRFSVPNNHPGAIEMAEKLHAFLYGNRDINKLMLALESTSFYGIHIANYLSSCELLMPFHTHVYCLNPKMIANYKKSYIDLGKNDAVDAFVIADFARVGRITTAPWRGSQFLALQRLTRHRLHIAASLTREKTYMLSNIFLKFSELSMLDEDQQPFSDHYGATASSVLTDFLSTEDIANMPLQALIDHIGQKGKNRFVNPGHTASLLQQAARNSYRLDKCLYEPLTLSIASSFNLISAYESEIKAINKAIEKNLKGLDPNAYHSLLSIPGIGPVYAVGIIAEIGSIDAFNSHSALAKYAGLVWRENQSGNFRADDTVLSKAGNSYLRYYLIEAASHVKNHIPEYAVFYHKKYDEVKTHQHKRALALTARKFIRLIFGLLANHQLYSKSRVSQI; encoded by the coding sequence ATGAAGAAGGCGGATCTTCTTTCTACTTTATTTGTGGGGATTGACGTAAGTTCCCGAGAAAATGTCGTCTGTGCTATTGATTACGAAGCACAGAAACTTCTGCGGTTTTCTGTACCGAACAATCACCCGGGAGCCATTGAAATGGCCGAAAAACTTCATGCCTTCCTTTATGGAAACCGTGACATCAACAAGCTGATGCTTGCTTTGGAGTCCACATCTTTCTACGGAATTCATATCGCCAATTATTTGTCTTCCTGTGAGCTGTTAATGCCATTTCATACTCACGTTTATTGTTTGAACCCCAAGATGATTGCCAATTACAAAAAATCGTACATCGACTTAGGGAAAAACGATGCTGTTGACGCTTTTGTAATCGCTGATTTTGCCAGAGTCGGCCGAATTACTACTGCGCCTTGGCGCGGCAGCCAGTTTCTTGCTCTGCAACGCCTGACCCGCCATCGTTTACATATCGCCGCTTCGCTTACTCGCGAGAAAACCTATATGCTCTCGAATATATTTCTTAAATTCAGTGAACTTTCTATGCTCGACGAAGATCAGCAGCCGTTTTCCGACCATTACGGTGCTACGGCCTCTTCGGTTTTAACCGACTTCCTCTCTACCGAGGACATTGCCAATATGCCGCTGCAAGCACTGATTGATCATATTGGCCAAAAAGGTAAAAACCGGTTTGTAAATCCTGGCCATACAGCCTCTTTACTTCAGCAGGCAGCTCGCAATTCTTACCGATTGGATAAATGCCTATATGAACCTTTAACCCTCTCTATCGCCTCATCTTTCAACCTTATTTCCGCTTATGAGTCCGAAATAAAGGCCATTAATAAGGCAATTGAAAAAAACCTCAAGGGGCTTGACCCAAATGCTTATCACTCTCTCTTGTCCATTCCTGGCATCGGCCCGGTTTACGCTGTCGGCATCATTGCGGAGATTGGCTCCATCGACGCCTTTAACTCGCACAGTGCTCTTGCTAAATATGCCGGTCTTGTTTGGCGTGAAAATCAATCCGGCAATTTTAGGGCTGACGACACCGTTCTTTCAAAAGCTGGCAATTCCTACTTAAGATACTATCTAATTGAAGCTGCCAGTCATGTTAAGAACCATATACCGGAATACGCAGTTTTTTACCACAAGAAATACGATGAAGTTAAAACTCATCAGCATAAACGCGCACTCGCACTTACTGCTCGTAAATTTATCCGGCTGATTTTTGGATTGCTGGCCAACCATCAGCTTTACTCTAAAAGTAGAGTAAGCCAAATTTAA
- a CDS encoding methyl-accepting chemotaxis protein — MKSIQMKLTVTIIVIFLVALSTLGGLNYFRAREIVTENITSDIQKMAAISAGDVSDWLEIRKSEVSVMSLAPVVRSGNLEAIAPFLKDVVAENKVYDSIGFIKPDGTYMNSSGATGSLADREYFQRAIKGEKIISNPTTSKTTGKTMVPLAVPVKNDGAIIGVLYGTINMDSLTQKILDIKVGQTGYAMVTQGDGLRIIHPDKETVMKSNPIKDANADPAQRQLTELMVKGEKGLLALKSSDGVVKYYSYAPVPGTAWSLAICVPADEVTGIVASLTVISLVTIIVVLLVAAVLIAWFARRIARPIQTMEAAASQIAGGNIRQVKLDVNSNDEIGRLGRSFEQMAGNLRDIIKQIHTDAEQVAAASEELTASSEQSAQAANQIATSITGVANGANEQLVVANEATAVVDQMSASIQHVAANTNQVAVQSSQAAEKAKEGGHAVEKAVSQMVQIEDTVNTSAKVVAKLGERSKEIGQIVDTIAGIAGQTNLLALNAAIEAARAGEQGRGFAVVAEEVRKLAEQSQEAAKKIAELIGEIQGDTAKAVAAMDDGTREVKTGAEVVNAAGVAFREIVELVSQVSAQVREISAAIQQMASGSQQIVDSVKKIDAFSRSSAGEAQSVSAATEEQLASMEEIAGSSEALAKLAQELQATVAKFRV, encoded by the coding sequence ATGAAAAGCATTCAGATGAAATTAACGGTTACGATCATAGTTATTTTCCTGGTGGCGCTTAGCACGCTTGGCGGGCTAAACTACTTTAGGGCCCGGGAAATCGTTACGGAAAATATAACCAGCGACATTCAAAAAATGGCGGCAATTTCGGCTGGGGATGTGAGTGACTGGCTGGAGATACGTAAGTCGGAAGTGAGTGTTATGTCGCTGGCGCCGGTTGTCCGGTCCGGCAACCTAGAAGCAATAGCGCCTTTCCTAAAAGATGTGGTGGCAGAGAATAAGGTTTATGATTCGATCGGTTTTATTAAACCTGACGGCACCTATATGAATTCCTCCGGCGCGACAGGCAGTCTGGCGGACAGGGAATATTTCCAGCGGGCCATCAAAGGAGAAAAGATTATTTCCAACCCGACAACGTCCAAGACGACTGGTAAAACCATGGTGCCGCTGGCCGTACCGGTGAAAAATGACGGTGCAATCATCGGCGTTCTTTACGGAACAATCAATATGGATAGTCTGACGCAGAAAATTCTCGATATCAAGGTAGGCCAGACCGGCTATGCGATGGTTACGCAGGGGGACGGTCTCAGGATAATCCATCCTGACAAAGAGACGGTGATGAAGAGCAATCCCATCAAAGACGCCAATGCCGACCCAGCTCAGCGCCAACTGACCGAATTAATGGTCAAAGGGGAAAAAGGACTGCTGGCCCTGAAATCCTCCGATGGGGTTGTCAAATATTACAGCTACGCGCCTGTTCCCGGAACCGCATGGTCGCTGGCCATTTGTGTCCCGGCCGATGAAGTGACCGGGATCGTTGCCTCCCTTACCGTCATTTCGCTTGTGACCATCATTGTCGTCCTGCTGGTTGCGGCTGTGCTCATCGCCTGGTTCGCCCGCCGCATCGCGAGGCCCATTCAGACAATGGAAGCGGCGGCCAGTCAGATTGCCGGCGGCAACATTCGTCAAGTTAAGCTGGACGTCAACTCCAACGACGAGATCGGACGATTGGGACGCAGCTTCGAGCAGATGGCCGGCAACCTGCGGGATATTATAAAACAAATTCATACCGACGCCGAGCAGGTTGCGGCGGCGTCTGAGGAACTGACCGCCAGTTCGGAACAGTCGGCCCAGGCAGCCAATCAGATAGCGACTTCTATTACCGGCGTCGCCAACGGGGCTAACGAACAGCTTGTGGTGGCAAACGAGGCCACAGCGGTTGTGGACCAAATGTCCGCCAGTATCCAGCACGTGGCCGCCAATACGAACCAGGTTGCCGTACAATCATCCCAGGCGGCCGAGAAAGCCAAGGAAGGCGGCCATGCGGTGGAAAAGGCGGTTAGTCAGATGGTTCAGATTGAGGATACTGTCAACACTTCCGCCAAGGTGGTGGCTAAGCTCGGCGAACGCTCAAAGGAAATCGGCCAAATTGTCGATACCATCGCAGGTATTGCCGGCCAGACCAACCTGCTGGCGCTTAATGCGGCCATCGAGGCGGCGCGGGCTGGAGAGCAGGGCCGGGGCTTTGCAGTAGTCGCGGAAGAGGTAAGAAAGCTGGCCGAGCAGTCCCAGGAAGCGGCCAAGAAAATCGCCGAACTGATCGGGGAAATACAAGGCGATACCGCCAAGGCTGTCGCGGCTATGGATGACGGCACGCGGGAAGTAAAGACCGGGGCCGAAGTAGTTAACGCCGCCGGCGTTGCGTTTAGGGAAATCGTGGAATTAGTGTCTCAGGTTTCAGCCCAGGTAAGGGAAATTTCGGCGGCCATCCAGCAAATGGCTTCCGGCAGCCAGCAGATTGTTGACTCGGTCAAAAAGATCGACGCCTTCAGCAGGTCATCGGCGGGCGAGGCCCAGAGCGTCTCGGCGGCTACCGAGGAGCAACTGGCCTCCATGGAGGAAATCGCAGGTTCTAGCGAAGCTTTGGCAAAACTTGCGCAGGAACTTCAGGCGACCGTGGCCAAATTCCGCGTTTAG
- a CDS encoding DUF2284 domain-containing protein, translated as MYHTFTCTNSAALQDFICKYQQQENFMVFCKECHNYNNLWSCPPLQLDVKQFLRDFNYIYVVGVKIIYEPATIKAANTAEKIKEITMSTLREVKTKLADTLLALEQQIPGSVSLASGGCHLCDRCARRDTLPCRHPEKMRHSLESLGFDLTTITTDLLGIELKWSKDSLPEYYTLIHALLTKQSLGNRLDNLKI; from the coding sequence TTGTATCATACTTTTACCTGCACAAATTCGGCAGCCCTGCAGGACTTCATCTGCAAATACCAGCAACAGGAAAATTTTATGGTTTTTTGCAAAGAATGTCACAATTATAACAACCTTTGGTCCTGCCCGCCGCTGCAACTGGATGTCAAACAATTTCTCCGCGATTTCAACTATATTTATGTTGTTGGCGTCAAAATAATTTATGAGCCGGCAACCATTAAGGCCGCCAATACCGCTGAGAAAATCAAAGAGATTACCATGAGTACATTACGGGAGGTAAAAACCAAACTGGCCGATACCCTGCTGGCCCTGGAACAGCAAATACCCGGCAGTGTCAGTCTGGCTTCCGGTGGCTGCCACCTTTGCGACCGCTGTGCGAGACGCGATACCCTACCCTGCCGGCATCCGGAAAAAATGCGCCATTCCCTGGAATCTCTCGGGTTTGATCTCACTACAATTACAACTGATTTATTGGGAATCGAATTAAAATGGTCCAAAGACAGCCTGCCGGAATACTACACCCTAATACACGCGCTGTTAACCAAACAGTCATTGGGAAACAGGCTGGATAATTTAAAAATATAG
- a CDS encoding DUF3298 and DUF4163 domain-containing protein, which translates to MKIVKYVLCIVFLVALAGGGYRLYKLSTQPVYANVLPRDVTILTSQTVWPHIEDLPDSAVQNQLNQYFQQELDRFTGSVEGSGASVQVDYRVGFNKNNILSLTVTEFVSPPRAAHPMTYLKAFTVNLKTGRLYQFSELFSPDSDYRSRINAIIHKQINEKQITFITPYDGIKESGQEFYLTPAALVVYYQLYEYTPYVYGFLKFPIPLADIADLLMPEVRQAVP; encoded by the coding sequence GTGAAAATAGTGAAATATGTGCTTTGCATTGTGTTCTTGGTGGCTTTGGCCGGCGGCGGATACCGCTTGTACAAACTTTCCACCCAGCCTGTTTATGCCAATGTCTTGCCCCGGGATGTTACCATTTTGACCAGCCAGACGGTTTGGCCTCATATTGAAGATTTGCCTGACAGCGCCGTGCAAAATCAGCTTAATCAATATTTTCAGCAGGAACTGGATCGGTTTACCGGCAGCGTTGAGGGATCCGGCGCCTCGGTACAAGTGGATTACCGGGTGGGTTTTAACAAGAACAATATTCTCAGTCTTACCGTTACCGAGTTTGTTTCCCCGCCGCGGGCCGCCCACCCGATGACTTATCTGAAGGCTTTTACAGTCAACCTAAAAACCGGCCGTCTGTATCAATTCAGTGAATTATTCAGCCCGGACAGCGATTACCGCTCCCGTATTAACGCCATCATCCACAAACAAATCAATGAGAAGCAAATTACCTTCATTACCCCCTATGACGGCATCAAGGAAAGCGGGCAGGAATTTTATCTCACGCCGGCCGCCCTTGTTGTGTACTATCAATTGTATGAATATACGCCGTATGTTTATGGGTTCCTGAAATTCCCCATTCCCCTGGCGGACATTGCCGATCTATTAATGCCGGAAGTCCGCCAGGCGGTTCCCTAG
- a CDS encoding MFS transporter has product MSQFKLLSKNFICICLSSFLYFGSFYLLLPVLPQFVASLGGTTSQIGLVTGFFTMVSVLIRPYCGKLADKYGRKKLLLFGAGLFALLFFFYDRIQAVVPLYLLRILHGVAHGSYLAAAYAYVADLAPVERRGEVMGIYGAANVLAMALFPAWGSSLITGSQDFSTLFMVAIATAAAGFLAVAGIDERKPSEEGPPNVSILAVIRLRAVLVASLTLFAAATVYGAVITFLPVYAPGRGIVQVGIFFTTYAAFTLISRIVAGKLSDRFGRRAVILPCLTFVAIAAFLLPFLQGIYGLAFIGGLFGFGFGAFMPALNAFVVDEVSPRERASALAVFTSFMDVGITTGAVVLGIIGELRGYAVMFGLGGVVVVLGILLFAVGARASYLQKKTADSAGP; this is encoded by the coding sequence ATGAGCCAGTTTAAGTTGCTATCCAAGAATTTTATTTGTATTTGTCTTTCCAGCTTTCTGTATTTTGGCAGTTTTTATTTGCTGTTGCCTGTATTGCCGCAGTTTGTGGCCAGTTTGGGCGGCACAACCAGTCAGATTGGTTTGGTAACCGGCTTTTTTACGATGGTATCGGTGCTAATTCGGCCGTATTGCGGTAAACTCGCCGACAAATATGGCCGGAAAAAACTGCTGCTGTTCGGGGCCGGGCTTTTTGCGCTGCTGTTTTTCTTCTATGACCGGATTCAGGCCGTGGTGCCGCTTTATTTATTGAGAATACTGCATGGCGTTGCGCATGGCAGTTACCTGGCGGCCGCTTACGCGTATGTTGCCGATCTGGCTCCAGTCGAGCGGCGGGGCGAAGTCATGGGTATCTATGGCGCGGCCAATGTGCTGGCCATGGCGCTGTTTCCCGCCTGGGGCAGTTCACTTATAACCGGCAGTCAGGATTTCTCAACCCTGTTTATGGTTGCCATAGCTACCGCGGCGGCCGGTTTCCTGGCGGTCGCCGGTATTGATGAGCGGAAACCGTCAGAAGAAGGCCCGCCCAATGTCAGTATTCTGGCCGTAATCCGCCTGCGGGCGGTGCTGGTGGCTTCGCTCACATTATTTGCCGCCGCGACGGTGTACGGCGCGGTTATTACCTTTTTGCCGGTATACGCGCCCGGACGGGGAATCGTCCAGGTCGGGATATTTTTTACAACCTATGCGGCCTTTACTTTGATCAGCCGGATAGTTGCCGGCAAGCTGTCAGACCGTTTCGGGCGGCGCGCCGTAATTCTCCCCTGCCTGACGTTTGTGGCCATTGCGGCCTTTTTGTTGCCGTTTTTGCAGGGAATCTACGGCTTGGCGTTTATTGGTGGTTTGTTTGGCTTTGGTTTTGGCGCCTTTATGCCTGCTTTGAACGCGTTCGTCGTGGATGAGGTTTCACCCCGGGAACGGGCCAGCGCGCTGGCTGTTTTTACTTCCTTCATGGATGTGGGGATTACAACCGGGGCGGTCGTTTTAGGGATTATCGGTGAACTTAGAGGCTATGCCGTCATGTTTGGCCTTGGCGGTGTGGTTGTTGTTCTGGGGATCTTATTATTTGCCGTCGGCGCCCGGGCGTCTTATTTACAAAAAAAAACGGCTGATAGTGCCGGACCGTGA